The following are from one region of the Chloracidobacterium sp. genome:
- a CDS encoding MerR family transcriptional regulator, whose amino-acid sequence MQPHYTPTAAAALVGVSVSSLRNWCRDFADNLSEGARPPTGTERKLTAQDIAILQRVKDLRAQGMTTDDIKSALQTEDVTALQPPYIDVQPTAALQPTPPVKAVEGPQPVELYATVLQSVGALQARMDSLQAQQDSQAQAATGRVTLFAVGVLVGLVLALIVVGVLWLLP is encoded by the coding sequence ATGCAACCACACTACACACCCACTGCCGCGGCTGCCTTGGTGGGCGTCTCGGTTTCTTCCCTGCGAAATTGGTGCCGTGACTTTGCCGACAACCTAAGCGAAGGGGCCAGGCCGCCGACAGGTACAGAGCGCAAGCTCACCGCCCAGGATATAGCCATACTGCAACGGGTCAAGGATCTGCGCGCCCAGGGCATGACGACAGACGACATAAAGTCGGCGCTACAAACTGAGGATGTAACTGCACTACAACCGCCCTACATTGACGTGCAACCTACAGCAGCATTGCAGCCTACACCCCCTGTAAAAGCCGTAGAAGGGCCACAACCGGTTGAGCTATACGCTACTGTCTTGCAGTCCGTGGGCGCACTACAGGCCCGCATGGATTCGCTACAGGCCCAGCAGGATAGCCAAGCACAAGCCGCAACCGGGCGCGTTACGCTCTTTGCCGTGGGCGTGTTGGTCGGGCTGGTGCTGGCGTTGATCGTGGTCGGTGTGTTGTGGCTGCTGCCTTAG